Proteins encoded within one genomic window of Neoarius graeffei isolate fNeoGra1 chromosome 18, fNeoGra1.pri, whole genome shotgun sequence:
- the slc5a7a gene encoding high-affinity choline transporter 1, translating to MAIHVEGLVAIVIFYLLILGVGIWAAWKNKNSGVEEGADRSETIMVGGRDIGLFVGAFTMTATWVGGGYINGTAEYVYLPGYGLAWAQAPFGYAMSLVLGGLFFAKPMRSRGYVTMLDPFQQLYGKRMGGLLFIPALMGEIFWSAAILSALGATLSVIVDIDINMSVIISALIAIFYTLVGGVYSVAYTDVVQLFCIFLGLWISVPFALSNPVVSDIGLTAVKELYQDPWLGSIESKDKWMWADNFCLLMLGGIPWQVYFQRVLSASSATYAQVLSFLAAFGCIIMAIPSVLIGAIGASTDWNRTTYGEIPPMEKDESEMILPIVLQYLCPPYISFFGLGAVSAAVMSSADSSILSASSMFARNIYQLAFRQSASDREIVWVMRITIFVFGALATAMALLTGTVYGLWYLSSDLVYVIIFPQLLSVLFVKGTNTYGSVAGYIFGLILRIGGGEPYLKLPPFIYYPGWYITEKKHHKTGEVEYLITQRFPFKTVSMLASFLGNMAFSYLFKYLFESGKLSAKYDFLDAVVAKHSAEIMDRTTLVNRNVIGLNEMAPVRPRLSVTLASAFSRKETLTEEEEEDSSPESPHHENE from the exons ATGGCCATCCATGTGGAAGGGCTGGTGGCGATTGTCATCTTCTACTTGCTGATCCTCGGTGTGGGAATATGGGCCGCCTGGAAGAACAAGAACTCGGGCGTGGAGGAGGGAGCGGACCGCAGTGAGACCATCATGGTCGGAGGGAGAGACATCGGACTGTTTGTGGGAGCGTTTACCATGACAG CTACATGGGTGGGAGGTGGATACATTAACGGCACTGCTGAGTATGTGTATCTGCCAGGTTATGGCTTGGCCTGGGCGCAAGCTCCCTTTGGATATGCCATGAGTCTGGTACTGG GTGGTCTGTTCTTCGCCAAGCCCATGCGCTCCCGTGGCTACGTCACCATGTTGGACCCTTTCCAGCAGCTGTACGGAAAGCGCATGGGTGGCCTGCTCTTCATCCCCGCGCTCATGGGGGAGATCTTCTGGTCGGCCGCCATCTTATCAGCCCTCG GAGCAACACTGAGCGTCATTGTGGACATCGATATAAACATGTCAGTCATCATTTCTGCCCTCATCGCCATTTTCTACACACTGGTTGGCGGTGTTTACTCAGTGGCCTACACAGACGTGGTTCAGCTCTTCTGCATCTTTCTGGGACTG TGGATCAGTGTCCCGTTTGCGCTGTCGAACCCTGTTGTGTCTGACATCGGCCTGACTGCTGTGAAGGAGCTCTACCAGGATCCCTGGCTGGGGTCGATCGAAAGTAAAGATAAATGGATGTGGGCAGACAACTTCTGCCTACTG ATGCTGGGGGGAATTCCCTGGCAGGTCTATTTTCAACGGGTTCTTTCTGCTTCTTCAGCTACCTACGCCCAAGTCCTTTCCTTCTTGGCTGCCTTTGGCTGCATCATTATGGCCATACCCTCCGTCCTGATCGGAGCCATTGGGGCCTCTACAG ACTGGAATAGGACGACCTATGGGGAAATCCCTCCCATGGAGAAAGACGAGTCTGAAATGATTCTTCCAATCGTGTTGCAGTACCTGTGCCCGCCCTACATCTCCTTCTTTGGGCTGGGGGCAGTGTCTGCTGCAGTGATGTCATCGGCTGACTCATCCATCCTTTCAGCCAGTTCCATGTTCGCCAGGAACATCTACCAACTGGCCTTCCGGCAGTCG GCATCAGACAGAGAGATAGTCTGGGTCATGCGGATCACCATCTTTGTTTTTGGTGCTCTGGCAACAGCTATGGCTCTCCTGACAGGTACAGTGTATGGGCTCTGGTACCTAAGCTCAGACTTGGTCTACGTGATCATCTTCCCACAGCTCCTCAGTGTCCTGTTTGTGAAAGGCACAAACACCTATGGCTCAGTGGCAGGCTACATCTTCGGCCTGATCCTGCGCATCGGCGGCGGTGAGCCTTACCTCAAACTACCCCCTTTTATCTATTACCCTGGCTGGTACATCACGGAAAAGAAGCATCACAAAACAGGGGAAGTGGAATATCTGATAACGCAGAGGTTTCCCTTCAAGACAGTCTCCATGCTGGCCTCCTTCCTGGGCAACATGGCTTTCTCTTACCTGTTCAAGTACTTGTTTGAGAGTGGCAAACTGTCAGCCAAGTACGACTTCCTGGACGCGGTAGTGGCTAAGCACAGTGCTGAGATCATGGACAGGACCACGCTGGTGAACAGGAATGTTATTGGGCTGAATGAGATGGCACCAGTGCGGCCACGTCTCAGTGTCACTTTGGCCAGCGCCTTCAGCAGGAAGGAAACCCTcactgaagaggaggaggaggactccaGCCCAGAGTCTCCTCATCATGAAAATGAGTAA